The Bacteroidota bacterium sequence AGTTTGAAATGGTTCCACTATTTTTTTGCTTCCTGAGCGGAGTCTAAGGCAGGTTTTATTGCCGTGGTTTGTATTTGCCTGTGAAAACTTTAGTCTTACTTTTTGTCGTCACAAAAAGGAAGCAAAAAAGACTGTGACTGCGTCATCCGCCCACTGGCGGATCGGCTTCATTCAGACAGTACGCAGTCAATAAGGATTTTGTTTTTTACGCTTCGTGGAGGAAAGTCCTGGAACTTTTTAATGAATCACCGGCCTGTTTTAGCCCCTTGGTAAAGTGAGGTTGAAGGACAATAAATCACTGACTTTAAATTTTATTCCGTTCAGGAAAATATTTAGTTGCGAAACTTAAATTAGTAAAAAAAAAATAACAGGAAGTCCCTCTGCTACTTTTTTTTCTAAAGACAAACAACAAAAAATCAACATATACCACAATTAAATCTAAGGTTCCGTTCATATTCATCAACAATTGATTTAGCCTGATCGAAATCTTTACCGGAAATAACCACTTTGACAGAACCGGCGCCACCAGGTGCGGTCCACCAAGGATTCAAGGTTCCCATAATCTCGTCTTTAAAAAATGCCTCTATACCGGCACTTTCCAACATACTTTTCACCATTCCCGCTTGCCATTCTGTTCCCGCAAAAATTACCTTTGGGTCATTTTCCTGATTCGTTTTCATGGACATATAATTTAACAAAAATGATTATTAAAATTCTGATCCTGAATAACTTTATCAAAAATAATGAAAAATTACCAAATATTTACAAGAAATGGTGGGAAATTAAAATGCTTATTTTCAAACCTATACAATTAACGAAATCTGGATTTCCCTTATTTTTAACCGCGACAGGTTGAAGGTAAAATTATTTTAGTTTAAATAATAATTTATAAAATATTGATAATCAATATTTTATAAATTATCACAATTTTGTCTTCCTTTTTATTTTAAATATTTCATTTACTGGCAGTTGAATACAAAAAAACAATTATTTCCCGGATTCTTCGGGGAAATATTTTTTTATTTTTTCCAGAAAATAATCCGGGGCTTTATGGGGTTTACGGGTCAATGCATCGACAAATACAAGGGTAGTCTGTCCCTTGTTGATCAAATGACCGGATCCGTTAAAAACTTCATAATCAAATTCTATCCGCACCAAAGGCATTTTCCTGATGCTTACCTTAATCCTGAGCAAATCGTCATAAAACGCCGGAGAAACATATTTGATGGTCAGGGAAGAAACCGGAAGAATGATCCCTTTGTCTTCCATTTGCTTATAGGTAATGCCCAGGGAACGGAGCATTTCAGTCCGGGCTACTTCATAGTAAAGCGGATAATTCCCATAATAGGCATATCCCATTTTATCTGTCTCTC is a genomic window containing:
- a CDS encoding DUF2007 domain-containing protein, whose product is MKTNQENDPKVIFAGTEWQAGMVKSMLESAGIEAFFKDEIMGTLNPWWTAPGGAGSVKVVISGKDFDQAKSIVDEYERNLRFNCGIC
- a CDS encoding thioesterase family protein: MYSFETSIRVRYGETDKMGYAYYGNYPLYYEVARTEMLRSLGITYKQMEDKGIILPVSSLTIKYVSPAFYDDLLRIKVSIRKMPLVRIEFDYEVFNGSGHLINKGQTTLVFVDALTRKPHKAPDYFLEKIKKYFPEESGK